In Coffea eugenioides isolate CCC68of chromosome 4, Ceug_1.0, whole genome shotgun sequence, the genomic stretch CATTGGAAAgcttttcttgaactttgaagTAGGAAAGTTGAAGTTTTTGTATAGCTTTGAGAGAGAGTGAATTGGGTGTTGGTGCATGGTGTGGATGTAGGATCTTTGAGTTTTGATCCGGTCAGTAATGGATTAGGAAAAATGGCAAAAGAGCTAGGGTTTTTTTAACTTGGAAAAGTTGTCTCTGAAGGATTTAAGTTTGGGGTGTGAAATGTGATGCGATTTTGTGCACCTTTCGTGCTAATCTAGCATGTGACGATCTCGAGATTTCTGAAAATATATGAAATAGAGGAATGAAGATGTTAGGAAATGATataggaaaaggggaaaagaaaaatttcccCCCCTTTCTTTCCCTAACTTTTCTTAAAAATGTAAAGTTGGAAAGAGTCATAATGCAGTTAGGATTTGCTCAAGCTTCAATACTGTAgggaaaggaaaattgaagacaAAAAACAGTTTTAGCTTTTCTAGGTAGTCATGTTGAATGTAATGCTATTGTTTATAAATGTCTTGCTTTTCTTACGTCTTATGTCATATTTAGGCACTTAAATACAGTTGATGATCCAATGACGCGTTCCAAGTGGATGAATGTAAAGAAAGCTATTTCTGAAGAAACAGAAGTTGTGAAGCAGTTGGATGCAGAAAAGAGGTCTTTCAAGGAGGTTCCTGTTGGTAGGCGGCCCAATTCACCACCAATTTCAACTAAATCATCCTTTGTCTTTCAGCCCTTGGATGAGTATCCAACTTCGTCTGGTGCTCCAATGGATGATCCTGATGTATGGAGGCCACCCAGTCGAGACACAAGTAGAAGGCCAGCAAGAGCTGGTCAAGTAGGAGCAAGGAAGTCTCCACAAGATGGAACTTGGGCTCGTGGTTCTACAAGAGCAGGAACAACTGGCCGTGGAGGTAAGGCTGGTGGTTCTAGTAAGTCTAACGCTGGAGTTAGAGCCTCAACTGCAGGGAAGAAAGGCACAGGCACAGGCACAGGCACAGGCACTGGCACTGGGAAGGCCGGAAAGGCTGAATCTGTGGTAGGTTTTGTGGATAAACATTATATTTTGTTCCTTATGTATGTTATCTTTTGGTTttgcattttgagaaatttttcttgccaaagagaaaatGAGAATATACAGGTTTAGCCAGTCAAAATCGAGAAAACTTGAAGTGATTCTCACCTTTGGCaagaaaaattttctcaaagtgCAAAACTAATATATGAATCTGCATGACCCACGTGGAAGCTTTACATTGGAACCCAAATATATTCTCACCTTTGGATTCTAGTGTGCCTTGATCGTGTGTTAATCagtgtttatttttaattggaAAAGTTTCCATGGGTTGCTCATGATTATGTTTCAACTATTAGAATGGTGATACTGAAGATGGAAAGCCAAAGAAGATACAGTACGAGGGACCTGATGGAGACTTGGCTGCTATGCTTGAAAGAGATGTATTGGAAACGAGTCCTGGAGTGAGATGGGATGATGTTGCTGGGCTGAGTGAAGCAAAAAGGCTTCTAGAGGAAGCAGTTGTTCTCCCGCTGTGGATGCCTGAATATTTCCAGGTATGATGGGCACAAAACCAATTGCTATTGATTTAGATGTTTGCATTGTATGATAGAATTAAGCTAGATGTACCTTATTTTGTGAACACATAGAACTTTTAAGATTTGGTTCAATGCCTTTGCCGTATTACTTGTCAGTTCCTTGTCTGATGGTGCTTTATTACTAATAGATCGTTTCCTTGTTGTCCGGAGAGAGTATAGTCTAGAATAACTTTGTCTGGATTCTTTTGGAATTTTACCTTGTCCCTGAATTTGAGATGCAGCTGCTTCTTTACTTAATTCCATTGTTAAATGAACACTAAGGCTTAATAGAGGTGCATCATCTCATAATCACAAAAGCGTAAAGTTGAATCTTGAGATGTATTTGCTGACAGGGAATTAGGAGACCGTGGAAGGGTGTCCTTATGTTTGGCCCCCCTGGTACTGGGAAGACACTTTTGGCTAAAGCAGTTGCTactgagtgtgggacgacaTTTTTCAATGTTTCTTCTGCTACTTTGGCTTCAAAATGGCGTGGGGAAAGTGAGCGGATGGTTCGTTGCTTGTTTGATCTTGCACGTGCTTATGCTCCTAGTACAATTTTCATTGATGAGATTGATTCGCTTTGCAATGCTCGGGGGTAAGGGTTCTGTAATTCCTGAAGAGAGGTTCTGCCTATTTTCCTATTAACAAATTTTCAGTGTCTTATTGTACTTTTAAGTCTCCTCCCAGTATCTGTTAGTTGTAAATGAAATTGTGTGTTTTGGAAGTCTTCTGATATAGGTAAGTTGGGCATTTCTGGTTGCCTAGCTGCATATGACTATTGTTATCCTCTCTTAGACACAAAGAAGTTGCTTTTTCACATCTAGTGTCATTTATCTTTATGTATGTGGGTGAACCTCCCCATTTTGTACTTTAAACTGTCTATGTATCTGTTTGGTTTAGATGGAACTGGAAAAAACTGATATTTCTTTTGACTGACATGAAATCTATGCTAAATTTTTGTCctattatgtttttttttttggatgggTAACTATACATGTAACTATAACTATACATGTCTATGTTTTTGTTCAGGGCTTCAGGGGAGCATGAGTCATCTAGGAGAGTCAAGTCTGAACTTCTAGTTCAGGTAGATGGTGTGAGCAATTCTTCCACTAATGAAGATGGTACTCGCAAAATTGTCATGGTTTTAGCAGCTACTAACTTTCCCTGGGACATAGATGAGGCATTGAGGTTTTGTTCTTGAATCATCCTTCAACTCATTTCATATTTGTTTATAGTAGTCATTTGGGGACGAGGTGAATACCTTTTCGTTAATATCATACAGGAGGCGTCTCGAAAAGCGTATATATATTCCTCTTCCAAATTTTGAGAGCCGTAAGGAGCTTATAAGGATCAATTTGAAATCTATCGAGGTGAGCAGAGCGATTGCAGATACTTTGTGGTTGAGTTGTAAATTTAATGCTTTCATCGTCTACTAATTTGGATGTAGAATTGGAGGTTAAATCCTCGTTAAGTCACTTAAAGTTTCAGCTATTGCATGTACAATTTTGAGGttcaacttttttatttttcaaaattccaattaattaaaatttttttttctgagtACCCTGAAAAGATCTTTTATCTGAGTGAAAAGAATTTGGCTTCTGAACTTGATAGCTGGATcacttatttctttcttttggtaaTGACACATAGAATTATGTTTGTAGAGCATAATAAGAAGATGTTACTTGTTTGTGCAATGCAGAACATACAAGAAGATCATATTATAACATCACTTCATGTTTGATGTGTTACTTCTTTCCTGCATTCACATCAATATTCTATTGTCTCCAATGAGGGAGTTGGTGGAATTCTAAGGAAAATCTAGATGTTCTACTTCCAGATTAAATGGATATTCTTGTGAACTGATTCTCTTTGTCTATGCATATGGATCAGGTAGCTGCAGATGTGGATATTGATGAAGTAGCCCGAAGAACGGAGGGATACAGTGGAGATGATTTAACAAATGTTTGTAGGGATGCATCTTTAAATGGCATGAGGCGTAAGATAGCGGGGAAGACACGTGATGAGATCAAGAACATGTCAAAGGATGAGATTTCTAAAGATCCTGTTGCCATGTGCGACTTTTTAGAAGCATTGACCAAAGTTCAACCAAGTGTTTCTGCTGCAGACATAGAACGGCACGAGAAGTGGTTCTCAGAATTTGGATCAGCCTAGAAGAATTGAGTTATTGTGAGTCactaattttcttttgcttaaGATTTTGTTGCTTTGGTGTATCTATCTGCCGTGCTTTAGCATTTTGTAACGTAACTGCCTGCTTTCTCAAGTTACTGGGCAATCACTGCTCccaattcatctattctttagCTGCCCTTGTTGATTGTCATCTTTGGTGGTTgtgttgtttttctttatttttttctcgCCAAATATGTAAGCACCAAAACTAGTTAATTTGATTCCAGTAATTGTAAATTTTAAAGTTATAATTGAGTTCTGGAAAATGGGTCTCCAGATTATCTGATTTGTCATTACTACATGGACAATCTATATTCTTTCCTTTTGCAAGCCAGAGAGATGTTGAATTTAGGTTACTGCTGGGGCCAATGAAGGTTTGGTGAACGGTCCTTTTTAAAGCTACCGTTTCTCTAGATGAAGAGAGCATGGAGGAGGGAGGGagtgttttcttcttcttcaacgtttgtgtgtgtgtatatatatatgtatatatatatatttttttggttttggggGCGGGGGATGGGTTGGGGAAAGGGGTTGTGGTTTGGAGGGGCAGCTCTTTGGCAGTTTTGCTGCGTAGGTAGGAGCCTATCAATGTTTCTGCATCATGGTCCAAGAAGTAATTTCAGCGGGAGAAAGTGCGACTTGGTGTCATATTTCACATTATGGGATTGAAGAACTTCAAGTTTGGTAGTGTGAATGTTGGGCGTCCTTACTGTTCTTTGAGTGCGTGATTGTGGGCTTGCCACCAAACGTTGCCTTTTAAAATCCTCACCTCAGGTAGTTCGAATTATCAATTGGTTGTCTGTTCCTTTTGTATGGCACTGCAGAAATGTCCAACTTTCTTGGAGTACGGGCGTATTGATTGCCTCACATGACGCATTTGAAGACGGCTAACAACTTACAAGCTCGGTGATGTTTACGTTATTAAGCATGTTCGCCACTTTGTAGAAATCGTCACAGATGCTAATGATTTCGTCTGCGTTCTGTGCATCGCTTGGCCCGCCCGCTCTCATAATCAACTTCTAACATTTTGCCGAAAGAAGATATGGGGTGCAATCTCATGCGCTCCTAATTGGCTCTGATTTTTATCGAGTTCACTTTTTATGTCTTTTGTGACATGTAGCATAATGCGCCTGGTTAACCTCCTTAAAGATTGAGAATTTTGTCATGATCTCTTTGGATACACTTTTGACAGCTTCTCCTCAGGATCTGGGTTTGAGCAATTGATACATAGGAAAATTGCATGAACTCTGTGTAAACGCTATAGCAATTTTCAGTGAAAGTTGCGTTCCCCATTTAATTCCTCCATTTAAATTGAGAGCAACCCTATCATCGTCAGGAATTATCTCATGcaaacccatttaattagatagGTGCACGTATAAATGTACATGTCCATGCTCGAGCCTTAAGTATTCTTGGATGAAAATTTTCCCCCTTTCAAACTGGTGAAATGTTGAGATCCGAAATGCCAATCTGCTATACTGTCAATTTTAGATTCGTTGTCATATTGAGGTAAAAGATATActgaacaaaagaaagaaacgaatGTCACTCTTGACAAATTTCCCCTTGTTTTAAGGTAATTCTGATCAGAAAAGCGTACTTTCTAATATACAAAACAATGGACGTGGaataatatatatatgggtGAGTTGGAACAGTTTTCTTGGTGGTAACTGGGTGAGCTTACCAAAGCTTCTACTCAAGCCTCCATGTCTTCTTCTGTGCTTGTAATCCTCAACTTACACTGCCGGCAGCATTTCATCTATTTTGACATCCCCCGCGAAAAGTAAAAGGTCGGTCCTTAATTTCATCCGCCTAAGATTCCAAATCATGGGAAGCCACAACCTGCATTGCACTCTAATTCTTTCCCATATTCTGCTTTTCTTGTTTATCCACAATATTGCAGCCGGTGGTGGTACTAGTACTGCTACAAACGAGTTGTCGAGGGTGACATTAAGAGGTAATTACTAACAGTCAATTTAAGGTCACTGTTAATAATTTGTGCACATAATTATCCCTTTAATGCTTTCGTGATCCATTGAATAATGCGagttaattaattttttgttatcgGTTAATAAGATCATATGCCGTACGTCATATGAAACTACTGAAGTTGTTGAATGGTGATTAATTTGACGTTGCAGATGATCCTTGTGCTAAGGCCTCTTGCGGACAAGGAGCATGTGTGCCTTCATTGCTGGGATTTGACTGCGTGTGTAAAGCCGGATGGAGCAAGATGCAGCTAGGTCCTATTGTGTTCCCTGCCTGTACCGTTCCCAACTGTGAGTCTCTCTCACCAATTACACTTGGAATTGGTATCGAATATCTTTAAATGCAGACTCCAATTATAGTAAATAAACATGTTGAAATCTTGCCCATGCTATAATTGATTTGACAGAACTTGTGTGTGTGCATGATTTTAGACCCAGATTACTGGACCAAGTGCAgtttaatttcttgaagtttatATTCTGTCGCATAGCATCTGGTTGTTGTTAGTACTTTAGGCTATTGCGCAGTAACTTGCAATAGGATTTGATACAAACagtgctatatatatatatatactgctTTTAATTTATTTGCGCCCTTTGATTATGTCTAGTTAGCATAGTTTAATGTTTTTCGattgaaagaaggaaaatgggaaaattTCACCAATCACTGGGAGCGAGTGAATATGCAGGCACCATCAATTCGCAATGTGGCAACGGGGCGCCGCCACCACCAGCTGCTCCTCCGCCATCATCAGCTAATGCTCCTCCTCCCCCATTCAATCTCTTCAACCGTAGGCCACCTGAACTCGTCCTGTCTTGTTTTTCCTGTCTATTTCGGTTCCTTAATGCGGCTTTAATACACAGCTTGTAATCTGGTTTGGTGCGGCGATGGAACCTGCGTTCCGAATCCGAATGGGCTGGGATACTACTGTAAATGTAACAATGGATCGGCCAACTTGTTCAACTTGACAGGCGTTGCTTGTTTGAAGGAGTGTGAGTTTCCAGCTCTGTTCATCATCTTTGACGCATCAACCATTGAACAGGACAACCATCTTTGACGCATAAATTAAAAAGTTCCATTTTTGTTTCCCAGTTGGTACCAAAACTGCACCTTGTGATCAACGATTGACTGGGCACTAGTAACAACTAACAAACGTTTTAAGAGGCTAATTGGCATTTCTTTCTCGCGAAATTTACAGGCTACCTTGGAGCTGATTGCAAAGGAGTGACTTTTGGCTCTCCTTCGAGCCCACCACCACCGCCGCCGCCAGGTAATCTGTTCCGCCCGCCTACCGGCTTCTCCCCATCACCACCAGAAAATGGTAAAGTTGATTAGCCCAGTAATCGTTGCACCTCCCTCCACGTTAACTTGTGGTCCCATGCATGTTTACCATTCAGACTAGTTTAAGAAGATTACTTTCATAAAATTATGATGAACCAGATCTTCCAGTGAATTCATTTTTTTGGGATCTTTACATGAGAGTTATCGTCGGAATAATAAACAAAAAACAGAGAATGCAAGCAGGTATCTGGAAAATTCAGCAACCAATCCAGAAACCTTGATGCCTTTGAGGTAATTTTGCTTTAGTTAATTGATCACGGAATCAACTTTTGTGAACATACATTTATATGGTCAAGTAATCATGAAAatcatcccaaaaaaaaaaaaaaatttcgcagCTTTTTAATAGAACCTCCAACACCACGAGTGCTTCCAAAATATATTCATTTGCCATTCCTTTCATTTTAATTCAAAGTAGTGGAGTGATTCTCTCACTGGTAGTAttcaattctttttcttttttggctgTGCTAGCTTCAAGCAACGCGGCGAATTGCTCGACAAGTCTTGGCTCAGTGATTTTGATGCTATTATCGTTGATCTTCTTAGCATGCTCTATGTAAACGGGGTTGAAGGTCCAATTGCAGCTGTAAGCAATGAAACGCCTGTTGTTAGCATGCATTTGTGAACTCATAATAAATAGTCTATGATAATTGTTATATAGCTTATTATACTAAATCCTTTTTCCTGCTGTGATTGATAAATGAATTACTCATTGACATATAGTCTCACTGATAATGCATATAATTGCTTTATTTCGTTAGGAAAATTATCATCATCGGAAATAGATGAAAAcccaaaaatatagaaaatgatATATTACATGGCTTAATTAGAACTAGAAAACAAAAATGATATACTTTACTTGTTTTAAAACTAAGCTTTTGTTCCACACACATTCACACAAGTTATTGAGAGACACAAATAATAGGTAAATGGAATATAGAAGCCAGCCTTAACATGAGAAACGAAGGCATCAAGATCAAGTTCCACAGAAATCCTTGATGGCACGTGCAGTAATATTATCTCCACTGCAGTAGTCAAGAAACGCTACGTTGTTAAATGGCTTGAATTGCAATGGGTTTTGGTCATCATCGACAAGCTCCTCTGGGATTTGCAGCGTCCCATGCATAAAAGAGAATAGTCCGATGCTGTATTTTTCTTCCGTTCCATCTATGATAACTCGATGGAGGGGAGCATATACTTTGCCATTGCTCCAGGCCTACCACcaaaaccaaaggaaaaatcaGAACTAATCTTATATCTAGTCAGTTTTGCATCCTCTGCCCATTTCATTTTCAATGCTGCTCTTATTCTCTACAATATGCATGCCAGTAATtgaaacaaatatatttttgttaattgaataaaaaaaaaaaaaaggagcaggCCCCACCGTAAATCCCTCGCCTGCTACGACCAAGAAGGCTGAAGGCGTGGGCGCAAAATCGATCCACTCTCCATCTTTGGTCTCAATCTGCAGTCCCTTAACATGGTTCCCGGCCAAAACGCTCAAGAAAGTTTTGTCCACATGAGGTCGAAGGCCAGTATTAATTTCATTCGTCTTTGGCGTTCGATATTTTATGAATCTCATAAGGTGGAAGGCAGACCGCACCAGGAGCTCGTAGTACTTCTCTACCCCATAATTTTCCAATACCATTTGCATCATCAAGTTTTTCAGTTCCAGTAGCTGCTTCGCGTATGAAAATGCTGTTTCACTAATTAAAATAGCAAAAGATAAAttaggtatatatatatatatatatgttcatTTAAAAGGGTAGACGAGCTAATAATGCATATACTATACTATCAGTGTAGAAAAAATTAATCTCTGGATAAGTCTGTATATTCTTGAAACACTTTGACCAGTTTAGAGCAACGTACATAGAAGTAGAAGAATTGGTTACCAGAAGCTATCATTCCCATCTGGCCAGATGAGATTGGTGAAATCCTTAGTTGCTTCGAGAGTTGCAGCGTTTGTTATGCCCAAGTATTCAATCAGGGGCATAACGGAGTAGTTTCCACCATAGCCGAAGCCAAGATAATCGGAAGTGTTCTGCACCTTGATTTCGACGGGCACGTCGAACAACTCCTTTGAGAGATTTAGCATCTTTTCGTGGAGCTCTGGGGAAATATTTTTGTAGACTGCTACAAAACATCCATATGATTCCAGGGCTTTTTGGACGATTTCAGATGTTGATAGCCAGGAACTTGAGCCGGGAGTCAAGTTTTCGGAGTTAAAATGTATTATCGGAAGAGCCTTCTCTAGTGTTTGATCAGAACccatcatttattttatttttttggcccTCTCGAGTATATTAAATACAGGAGCTCTTGCTAGATGGTGGTATTGAAACAACAAAACTAGACAACCAAAGTATATATAAAGCCTAAGCATATCGGAATTGGTGCAATTGTAGCCGATTGATGTCCTTTTTAGAGTTATGGTGTGTGCTTACAATTACAAAAGCTATTGCTATTagtagtatatatatatatatatataaaactaAACTGTAACAGAATATCTATAGCCGTTAAAACCATATGGAGGAGTTTGGAGAGAAAGTGTTTGTCTTTTGGTGATATTATACAAAATATTACGAAATTAGAAAGTTATTATGTGGTGACTGATTAAATTTATTGAAATTCTGAATTTGGAACGATGAAACAATTCTTTTATAGTTTTGATGAGCAAGTataatgttcaaagtaacttaaGTTCGAGGTTATAAGATTGAGAGCCATCACTAAtatgcatacatacatatacacacacacatagacACATATATAGAGAaggcaattaaaagaaaatcttGTGGTGAATTAATATTTTAAGCGAGAAAAATGACAAAAGACTTAATAGTATTTTCATTTCTACAATCCAATCAAATCAATGTTACGCTATCAAATTGACTCCCCAACAACTCACGTGAATGCATGATGATATATACAGATTATTTTTGGTACCGAAAAATAATTAGGAATTTGCTCAACATTGTGCAGCGTATCTCATGAAACCATCCACATTAAAATGAATATTGTACTAATTAGTGGAAGGACTACTACGTACCATTTGATCCACGAATTATTTTAGCTATACCCCTAGCACTTCGCTTAATTAATTTATTATCCAAaacctcttcttcttttttgtacTCTTTTCAGGCTGATAATTGTATTGTACTACTTGCATGCGTTGCAAAGTTGAACATGAATTTCAAGTTTTGGCATGTATTCCAATAGCTGCAAAGTTATATTCCAGTACCTTGATCACTCCAAGGTCGAAGATGTAATTAATCTCTAGTGCTATTTTCAATCTAACTAGGGAGGATTCAATTCTTCCAAAACATTCTTGGTTCAATCCTCTGTTGGTGAAGTCAAGTTCtcccaaacaaaacaaaaaaaaaaaaaaaaaaaagaagcccaAATATGAAAATGTTGATATGGACACTCGACCTGAAATCAagcattttaaaaatattaaagtcAAATGATTGAAAATGTTTCGCAAAATACTGATTTTATATTGGATTTTGGGTCCGTGATATTATTTGGTCTGAGTTAATTTATGATAAGTGAGAACAGGGGTGGAATTGGGACTAGAAATTTAGTTGGGTAAAGTAAACccctttttaaaaaatatatatatatatattatcagaACAATACTCATGAGTAGCACTAGCAAGCTTGACATATTGCATTTCATATACTGCACAGTCTTTCATACAAAACGATAAACATATGTGACAAGTTCCCACCAAAGAGCTTCAAAATCACAAATCACAACATAATTAAGGAGTAGTACTTTGTAGAAAAGGATTATCACGAATTCTTGGCTGCTATGTCCCTGATTGAAAAAACTAAGGTAGTACATGATGATAGATCAAACACCACAGAAGGCCACGATTGGACGTTCCATTTTATATTTCCCTCCTCGTAGAAATTCAAGAAAGTCCAAGTGATTGAAGTCCTTGAACTGTAGCGGGTTCTTCTCGTCAATTAATTCTTCCGGAATTTTCACCTTCTCACGCATGAAGGAGAACAGTCCAATGGTGTATTTCTCTTCAGTTCCTCTTATGACTACTTTATGTAGTGGA encodes the following:
- the LOC113768819 gene encoding katanin p60 ATPase-containing subunit A1 isoform X2; translation: MVGASLAGLQDHLKLAREYAQEGLYDTSIIFFDGAIAQINKHLNTVDDPMTRSKWMNVKKAISEETEVVKQLDAEKRSFKEVPVGRRPNSPPISTKSSFVFQPLDEYPTSSGAPMDDPDVWRPPSRDTSRRPARAGQVGARKSPQDGTWARGSTRAGTTGRGGKAGGSSKSNAGVRASTAGKKGTGTGTGTGTGTGKAGKAESVNGDTEDGKPKKIQYEGPDGDLAAMLERDVLETSPGVRWDDVAGLSEAKRLLEEAVVLPLWMPEYFQGIRRPWKGVLMFGPPGTGKTLLAKAVATECGTTFFNVSSATLASKWRGESERMVRCLFDLARAYAPSTIFIDEIDSLCNARGASGEHESSRRVKSELLVQVDGVSNSSTNEDGTRKIVMVLAATNFPWDIDEALRRRLEKRIYIPLPNFESRKELIRINLKSIEVAADVDIDEVARRTEGYSGDDLTNVCRDASLNGMRRKIAGKTRDEIKNMSKDEISKDPVAMCDFLEALTKVQPSVSAADIERHEKWFSEFGSA
- the LOC113768819 gene encoding katanin p60 ATPase-containing subunit A1 isoform X1, yielding MVGASLAGLQDHLKLAREYAQEGLYDTSIIFFDGAIAQINKHLNTVDDPMTRSKWMNVKKAISEETEVVKQLDAEKRSFKEVPVGRRPNSPPISTKSSFVFQPLDEYPTSSGAPMDDPDVWRPPSRDTSRRPARAGQVGARKSPQDGTWARGSTRAGTTGRGGKAGGSSKSNAGVRASTAGKKGTGTGTGTGTGTGKAGKAESVNGDTEDGKPKKIQYEGPDGDLAAMLERDVLETSPGVRWDDVAGLSEAKRLLEEAVVLPLWMPEYFQGIRRPWKGVLMFGPPGTGKTLLAKAVATECGTTFFNVSSATLASKWRGESERMVRCLFDLARAYAPSTIFIDEIDSLCNARGASGEHESSRRVKSELLVQVDGVSNSSTNEDGTRKIVMVLAATNFPWDIDEALRRRLEKRIYIPLPNFESRKELIRINLKSIEDQVAADVDIDEVARRTEGYSGDDLTNVCRDASLNGMRRKIAGKTRDEIKNMSKDEISKDPVAMCDFLEALTKVQPSVSAADIERHEKWFSEFGSA